One stretch of Harmonia axyridis chromosome 1, icHarAxyr1.1, whole genome shotgun sequence DNA includes these proteins:
- the LOC123684761 gene encoding CCAAT/enhancer-binding protein gamma-like, protein MPPKRGRSKKDIESGEDSDEYRKKRDRNNLAVKRSRVKSKQKTQETMSRVNQLKQENSVLEEKVKSLTQELGFLKELFLAHASNSANQSKFEGIDLEQLLKDPPESQNNRDT, encoded by the exons ATGCCTCCGAAAAGAGGAAGATCCAAAAAAGATATAGAATCTGGAGAGGATTCCGATGAGTATCGTAAAAAAAGAGATAGAAACAATTTG GCTGTTAAAAGGAGTCGAGTTAAATCGAAGCAGAAGACCCAAGAAACCATGTCACGCGTCAACCAATTGAAGCAAGAAAATTCCGTGCTGGAAGAGAAAGTGAAAAGCCTGACACAGGAATTGGGATTTCTGAAAGAACTGTTCTTAGCTCATGCCTCTAACAGTGCCAACCAATCAAAATTTGAAGGGATAGATTTAGAGCAGCTACTCAAAGACCCACCTGAAAGCCAAAATAATAGGGATACATAA
- the LOC123684749 gene encoding SAGA-associated factor 11 homolog: MAGRCPEDMNDELFSKLSRDLHDIVSNPQLLRTSTERFFNNLVDELTLGIIFDTHRKAKTRAFDFDDEGDGIEIERGEDIETFSQYNIKKTQDCVCPYCDRAVAATRFATHLERCMVEGKNRQKNAARKAAAKQEQENDYRDNGMSEDYDNTDDDADWSPGDKRRKKKKEKNGRKRAKATPKKNAENDYMDSLNLEAEADEQDLSNLRDLLQDRSNCSSPADSTCSSRSGSSGGRKREKSRTKRRRERASPCSSNSMLD; encoded by the exons ATGGCAGGACGATGCCCTGAAGATATGAACGATGAACTATTTTCAAAACTGAGCAGAGATTTACATGACATAGTGAGTAATCCGCAATTGTTGAGAACTTCAACAGAACGATTTTTCAATAATCTAGTAGACGAATTGACCCTAGGAATTATATTCGACACGCATCGAAAAGCCAAGACAAGAGCATTCGATTTTGATGATGAAGGAGATGGTATCGAAATCGAAAGAGGGGAAGATATAGAAACCTTTTCTCAATACAACATCAAAAAAACTCAGGATTGTGTTTGTCCATACTGCGACAGAGCTGTTGCAGCCACAAGGTTTGCCACACATCTTGAAAGATGTATGGTTGAGGGTAAAAACAGGCAAAAGAATGCCGCAAGAAAGGCTGCCGCTAAACAAGAACAAGAGAACGATTATAGGGATAATGGAATGAGTGAGGATTATGATAATACAGATGATGATGCCGATTGGAGTCCGGGTGATAAAAGGCGCAAGAAGAAAAAGGAAAAGAATGGAAGAAAGCGTGCTAAAG CTACTCCCAAGAAAAACGCAGAAAATGACTATATGGACTCACTCAACCTAGAAGCGGAGGCAGATGAACAGGATCTCTCTAATTTGAGAGATTTGCTACAAGACCGTTCAAACTGTTCTTCTCCAGCCGATTCAACTTGCAGCAGCCGTTCTGGTTCCTCCGGAGGTAGGAAAAGGGAAAAGTCCAGAACTAAAAGGAGGAGGGAAAGGGCTTCCCCCtgttccagcaattcaatgttggattga
- the LOC123684758 gene encoding origin recognition complex subunit 6 — MANYNMIENLSKRLNVDDTFTLKKCQEFLRILQTKNTLKLSEQVQIIICLDIATNITGQVFDKETALQLCSLKKSAYENNRHNILKVLNLDKPISISELCVKFSCTHLKDEANKLYSCYKNKDNKIKDDEHPQYAAAAVYTICKLHNMKPPKSEFTSISRLKPTQWTALATEFEKFAQTMGFQNIKNKSKKKQADDENLEEVPEANSKKTKNELKKQEIEDYEVWKERILKRAKELIANGHE, encoded by the exons atggcgAATTATAATATGATAGAAAACTTATCGAAGCGGTTAAATGTGGATGATACATTTACATTAAA aaaatGCCAAGAATTTTTGAGGATATTACAAACTAAAAACACACTCAAATTGTCAGAacaagttcaaataataatttgcCTTGATATAGCTACCAATATTACAGGACAAGTATTCGACAAG GAAACTGCTCTACAATTATGCTCTCTAAAGAAATCTGCATATGAAAATAATCGTCATAACATTTTGAAGGTTTTAAACCTCGACAAACCTATTAGTATTAGTGAGTTATGTGTTAAATTCAGTTGTACTCATTTAAAGGATGAAGCTAATAAATTATATTCTTGTTATAAGAATAAAgataataaaatcaaggatGATGAACATCCTCAATATGCAGCAGCCGCTGTTTATACCATTTGCAA atTACATAATATGAAGCCTCCAAAATCTGAATTCACCTCTATTAGCCGTTTGAAACCTACCCAGTGGACAGCTCTAGcaactgaatttgaaaaatttgctcAAACTATGggctttcaaaatattaagaacaAATCTAAGAAAAAACAAGCAGATGATGAGAATCTCGAAGAAG TACCAGAAGCAAATTCCAAAAAAACGAAGAATGAGCTGAAGAAACAAGAAATAGAAGACTATGAAGTCTGGAAGGAAAGAATACTAAAAAGAGCCAAAGAATTAATTGCAAATGGACATGAATGA